The Zingiber officinale cultivar Zhangliang chromosome 10A, Zo_v1.1, whole genome shotgun sequence genome contains a region encoding:
- the LOC122028035 gene encoding BAG family molecular chaperone regulator 1-like: protein MPATAKFPPVKESPSAEWEVRPCGMVVQTPYAAASSAAAAAAVPPVPNIRVKVKHGAARLDIYISSQASFGELKKALSAQTGLHPLDMKLIYKDRPRPSTAFLDVAGVRDRSTVVLEEDPTARAKRLLEMRKANTMEKAAKSVSAIALEADRLASKVSALEAIAKNGGRVADNDVNSLTESLMNELVKLDAIAGDGDAKSDRRLLIKRVQKFVETLDSIKLKNKNNSIEQLHKQEHRNKHSSQHPMLPKAPVVMTMNWETFDSLSTPSASNTTVTVTAAATSSAPPNPHASLDWELF, encoded by the exons ATGCCGGCGACGGCGAAGTTTCCTCCTGTAAAGGAGTCGCCGTCGGCGGAGTGGGAGGTCCGACCTTGCGGGATGGTCGTCCAGACGCCGTACGCTGCTGCCTCGTCGGCGGCGGCTGCCGCCGCCGTTCCTCCCGTCCCCAACATCCGCGTCAAGGTCAAGCACGGCGCCGCCCGCCTCGACATCTACATCAGTTCCCAGGCCTCCTTCG GCGAGCTGAAGAAAGCTCTGTCGGCTCAGACGGGGCTCCACCCGCTCGACATGAAGCTTATCTACAAGGACCGGCCGCGCCCGTCGACGGCGTTCCTCGACGTCGCCGGCGTGAGGGACAGGTCGACGGTGGTGCTGGAAGAAGACCCCACAGCGCGCGCCAAACGCCTGCTCGAGATGCGCAAGGCCAACACGATGGAGAAGGCCGCCAAGTCTGTCTCCGCCATTGCCCTCGAGGCCGATCGCCTCGCCTCCAAA GTGTCGGCGCTGGAGGCGATCGCCAAGAACGGGGGCAGGGTCGCCGACAACGACGTCAACAGCCTCACTGAATCCCTGATGAACGAGCTGGTGAAGCTGGACGCCATTGCCGGCGATGGAGACGCGAAATCCGACAGGAGATTGCTG ATCAAGAGAGTGCAGAAATTTGTGGAAACACTCGATTCGAtcaaattgaagaacaagaacaaCTCGATTGAACAATTGCACAAACAAGAACATCGAAACAAGCATTCATCTCAGCATCCAATGCTGCCCAAGGCGCCGGTGGTGATGACAATGAACTGGGAAACGTTCGATTCCCTCTCGACGCCGTCGGCCTCCAACACCACCGTCACCGTCACCGCCGCCGCCACCTCCTCCGCGCCGCCCAATCCTCACGCGAGCCTCGACTGGGAGCTATTCTGA